Proteins encoded by one window of Amaranthus tricolor cultivar Red isolate AtriRed21 chromosome 4, ASM2621246v1, whole genome shotgun sequence:
- the LOC130809783 gene encoding dihydroflavonol 4-reductase, translating to MVVQGDIVCVTGASGFIGSWLIKRLLERGYLVRATVRDPDNLKKVQHLLDLPCAKTQLTLWKGDLNEEGSFDEAISGCSGVFHVATPMDFESKDPENEIIRPTINGMLDIMKSCVKANIQRLIFTSSAGTVNVEEIQKPIYDENCWSDIEFCRSKKMTGWMYFVSKTLAEQAAWKFATENNFNFISIIPPLVVGPFLTPTLPPSLITALSPITRNEGHYSIIKQGQFVHLDDLCMAHIFLYEHPDAKGRYIASACDATIYDIAKLLRDEYPDYNIPTKFKDFEEVMEIVHFSSKKLLDLNFKFKYELKDMYKEAIESCRAKGLLPPPLANETYENYTTKLEASNNNLSIGQVS from the exons ATGGTTGTCCAAGGAGATATTGTTTGTGTTACGGGCGCATCTGGCTTCATTGGCTCATGGCTTATCAAGAGACTCCTTGAACGTGGCTACCTTGTTCGAGCCACTGTTCGAGACCCTG aTAACTTGAAAAAAGTGCAACATTTGTTAGATTTGCCATGCGCAAAAACTCAATTGACACTATGGAAAGGAGACCTTAATGAAGAAGGTAGCTTTGATGAAGCTATTAGTGGCTGTTCTGGAGTTTTTCATGTTGCCACCCCTATGGATTTTGAATCCAAGGATCCTGAG AATGAAATAATTAGACCTACTATAAATGGTATGTTAGACATAATGAAATCATGCGTGAAGGCAAATATCCAAAGGCTGATATTCACATCATCTGCTGGAACTGTCAatgttgaagaaattcaaaaacCTATTTATGATGAAAATTGTTGGAGTGACATTGAATTTTGCCGCTCTAAAAAGATGACTGGTTGG ATgtattttgtatcaaaaacaTTGGCAGAACAAGCTGCTTGGAAGTTTGCTactgaaaataattttaatttcatcagtATTATTCCACCTCTTGTGGTCGGACCTTTTTTAACTCCAACATTGCCTCCTAGTCTCATAACTGCGTTATCTCCTATTACTA GAAATGAAGGTCACTATTCAATTATAAAGCAAGGACAATTTGTGCACTTGGATGACCTTTGCATGGCTCATATATTCTTGTATGAGCATCCTGATGCCAAGGGACGTTATATTGCTTCAGCTTGTGACGCTACCATCTACGATATTGCCAAATTGTTGAGGGACGAATATCCAGACTACAATATACCTACCAA ATTTAAAGACTTTGAAGAGGTTATGGAGATTGTGCATTTTTCTTCCAAGAAGTTGTTGGACTTAAACTTCAAGTTCAAGTATGAATTAAAAGACATGTACAAAGAAGCTATTGAGAGTTGTAGGGCTAAAGGGCTTCTTCCTCCTCCCTTAGCAAATGAAACTTATGAGAATTATACCACTAAGCTTGAAGCATCTAATAATAACTTAAGCATAGGTCAAGTTTCTTAA
- the LOC130809784 gene encoding abscisic stress-ripening protein 3-like codes for MAEGEEKKHHHFFHRHKEEDDTPKDPEEELKHHKNISHISKATALAAGAYALHEKHKAKKDPENAHHHKKVEAIAATVAVGAGGLAFHEHHEKKEAKEKIKEAHSGY; via the exons ATGGCCGAAGGCGAGGAGAAGAAACACCACCACTTCTTCCACCGTCACAAGGAGGAAGACGATACGCCGAAGGACCCTGAAGAAGAGTTGAAGCATCACAAAAACATTAGCCACATTAGCAAGGCTACTGCTCTTGCTGCTGGTGCTTATGCTTTG CATGAGAAGCACAAGGCGAAAAAAGACCCAGAAAATGCACACCATCACAAGAAAGTAGAGGCAATTGCGGCCACAGTTGCAGTTGGAGCTGGTGGTTTAGCATTCCATGAGCATCATGAGAAGAAGGAAGCCAAGGAGAAAATCAAAGAAGCTCATAGTGgatattaa